Genomic DNA from Coffea arabica cultivar ET-39 chromosome 7e, Coffea Arabica ET-39 HiFi, whole genome shotgun sequence:
ACATGGAGAGAGCTAGTCAGCAATTACCGTTTGCTAGGAAGCCCGGGATGCCGAGGCTAATATTGACAAGAGCTAcaattacaaaagccaaaaaaaaaaaaaaaaaactcccgcTGGATGTTTGAAGATGACTCTTAAATGCCACAATGGCACTAAAAACTCTCAGATGCAGAGGCTCTTGTTTTCACGAACGTCGCAAATTTCAGCCAGACTCAAACTGAGGGGCAGCAGTTGACATTCAGAAAAACCCCACAATAATGGTTTTGAATCCCTGTCCAAAAATAATCTAGCATTTGACGATTGCTTTCTCATACATTGCTGCTGAGGACACCCTTTAAAAGATCCAAACCTTCAGCTGATATGCTCCGCCTTCTTTGCGTTTTAGGAATTTCAATACGAGGGGGTGGATCAGGAGAGAAGCACACCACAAGAACAGTTAGATTATCACATGAATTGCGCTTGAGTGCCTCCCTGACGAGCTCCTTAGAGCACCTCTCAGGATCATTGTGCAGCATTAGCTCCTTCCTTGTGATTGTGACAGCACATTGGCTGCTCATAACGTCCCATAAGCCATCACATCCAATTATCAGAAACTCGTCTTCTTCCGTTAAGACCACCTCCTTCAACTCTGGCTCTGAGCTCAAGGGAAAACTTGATCCTTTGGAACCTTTCAAGTGCCAATCTCCTAGAGAACGTGATACTGATAGTTGGCCATTTAGATAACCATCATAAATGACCCCACCTAGTTTCTCGATTCTAATTTTTTCAGAGGTGGAGTTGGGCTTGTGGTCTGTTGACAGTTCAACTGCTCTTCCTCGTTTTCCCAGCACTGCTCTCGAGTCCCCAGCATTAGCAACCAGCATTGTCCTGTCAAAGCATTGAATAAACCGCTATGTTGAAAACTTCTTTAAGATCCACTTCTAAGATAAATGAGTGAATTATTAGCATATATGTCCTGCATTCCTCTCAAAGTCCGACCATGCAAAAAGCACAAGAAACAACTCGTGTCACAATGGGTACTTAATACACCACTCCATATACAATTAAAAAGATTCACTATTTCGAAAGCTAAACTGTCCACTTGCTGACTGATTTCTTTATCCATCCTCTCTCCTCTTCTCCAATTGTTCTAGCCAGTCTATTCATTCTTAAAGCCCACTAGTCAACTAGTCTATGGATTTCACATCTATTTCCAAAAGCAACAATTACCGAAAAACCACTAGTTGTCACCATTTTTATCAATTAATTCAGCTTCAATGCACACATATTACAGGATAGTGGCACTACTCAAAATTAGTTAGATTTCTTACCGTCCTAACACTAGGGCAGTCAAAGCAGTGGTGCCAGAGGTTCTGTCAACAGTTTTAGCATCTGCCAGTGCATGATCAGCTTTAACAAAAGCATTCCGGATAGCCCTTTTTACCACAGATGGGAAATATGAATCCTCAACAATGAAGTTAAGGATGTTCTTCTTAGTAAATGCTGCAGCATCGACTCCACAGTGCCCATCAAATACCTGGAAGTCAAGTAATAACCATCCAGCTTAACTTCAGTAAAGCAATGTGGACAGTAATATCAGTAAGAAGTTTCAATTGAGACTTACTGCAAGAAGAATATTAACTCCACTATTGATTAAAATGAGAACCcatgccccaaaaaaaaaaaacagaaaacaaacGAGAACCCATAACATCCAGAACTGGACTGGATCAAAATTAACAAATACATCTGCAGATAGGACCACTACAAAATGGCAAAGGTATCAGGTTAAACATAACTATGCTGGTGTTGTTTCATCAGCCAGAACTCGTCAGCCTAAAACACCAAAGAAATTGATTTCTGCTGAATCTTCCAGACAAAATCAATCATATAGGTTTTGAGACTTGTATGAGACAAATTAAAAGCTGAATTGAGTAACACACCCCATAAAAGGCTCCAGTAGGTGGGATATCCAAAGCCGCACTAACATGTTCGTGTAGATTATCGACACAGATAAACTCATCCTCCATAAACTCTTTTGGTCCCTTCTCAGAGCAGCTTCCTGATCGAAAAACAGGTGAAAATTCTGGATTCTCACCTGATATTGTTACTCGACCAGTAAGTCCATTGTGTAATTCCTAGTTTTTAGAGCACATCAAGGAATTAGTGGAAGTCGTATTTCAGAAAACAAATTACAGAAGATACACGtagtccaaaattggaagagAACTCGAAACAAGAAATATGTGAACAAAGAAGATCCATCGATTGTTAGACACCTCCTCTGAGATTCAATAAAGTGCATCTTGCAGTCCAGATCATTATCCTCCTCACTAAATCAGTTCATTTAGCAAAAATACATGgtaatttggatttcaaatgaGTAAACCTCTGTACAAGTATCACCTGCATCTTTCAGATTTATAGTGTTATAACAAAGTTCGTTCAATTAACAGGCTACAGAACTCACGAGGATTTCATCACCATATGTCATCAAGGGCTAAAATCACAACACATAGGGCCGCTAATTGTCTTGTCGTCAAAGATCTAAACTTTGAACTAAGTGAAATTTGTGAGTGTGTAATTGTAACAATTCACCCAAATGCCTAGAAGATCATATTTAGAAGGAGTAGGCAAGCATATGCCACCTGAATCAGGATATCGGAAATTCTAGATAAATCAGAGAATCGCATAATACAAAGGCAAATATTAGGAACTAGTATCACATTAAGATTGAGACCGGCTCACCAAAGCAGGGGTGCCCGCCAAGATTGCTTGACTGATAGAATGCCTAATAACAGGGAGATTTCTTGGTGGTTTCCCTGCCTTTGCCAGGCTCTGATCATCCAATTCCTCCTCCTTATGACTTTCATTTTCAGTTACAGATGCATTTTTCTCCCTGAACCCGTTATCCAATTCACCATGACCCGTGCCTGGAGCCATATCTCCTCTAAAAAGTAACTAATTCAGTCCATACTTTTCTTGATAACGTTGTACTGAAAATAGTTAATACAACTCGACATAGAATTCACCAAAAAGCTACAATAACACATGGATGGCTGTATAAATAAGTATTTTTTGATACTAACTCAAGTATATCACTCAGTTTAACGAGTATATCTTTTTCCCCATAGATTTTACTATAGGCCATAGAAGATGCCCACATGACAAGACTTAAACTTTCATAGATTTCTGAGTAGAATACACAAAACCCAATTGAAAATTTATAACAATtccccaaaaaacaaaaaaattttagcaGAAAAACACAATCTCTTCTTATTGATGACAaggaaaaatacccaaaaaaaaaagagaaaaagaactaGAATTGAAAAACAACAGAGATGAACAAGAGCATGGAAGTGAAGAGAAGATTGAATGAGTAATGGTAGAAGTACTAACATTGGCAAGTGGAAAAGGGAGGGCGGTTTGTTCGGGAATGGTAATAATCAATGGGCTCCGAGGGAAATGGCGACCCCAAGTTCGAGCTTTGACGACCGTTTTTGTAGGTGGTGggaaaataatagaaatttggTGGGAGATCTATTTAACCGACTTGTGGGTCGTCCCTTTAGTGCCATGTGGCAGGCAGATTAGTAATTTGACCGCTTGGCTTTTTGTTTCTGATCAGTGCATTAATAATTGGATTTACCAATAAAGTAAAAAAAGCCAAGTTAGAACTTCTCATTTTGTGTTTTGTCAACTCTTTCCAACAGTTGACAGTTATATATAACCAtcatatattgaagttattgaAATATGTCCTCAACATGACATGAGATTAACGAATGATTATGGATTCTTAATTCAATTTTCaagtcattttctttttcatttgccTTTTATTGCAATTGTTGCGAGAGTAAAATCAAATAACATCATACGGGTGGGTAGTAGTGTAGTAATTATAGATACAAAGAATCATATGGTCATATTAATTCATCCTGTTAAAAAATACAGAATAACTTTTTTTGGTACAATCCAAATTTTTCACTCATTTGACATCaatttatttttacaaaaattacTCATGACAAGTGACAAATATATGGGAGAAAAGATGGATTGGATAGTACAGGAGGAGCGAACATAAGTAGGAAATCTTGGACTAAAAAGTGACAATATACTAATTTATTCCTTTTGTTCTTGACAATTTCACGAAGACAAGTGACGGTTATACCAACATTTCCCTTTCCCAGTCTTGCCAATTTCACGGTGCTACAATTGCAAGCAAAAGCTGTGAGTTAAAGTGATTAAACTTATGTagcaaattttaaattattaccctttgattttcttctttttttttccgacAAATATAATAGTAGTTTCGTTTTTCACAAGTTATGGATAATTATTAATTATCCTATCTCTTGTGTACTGAAATCCTCTCCTCACAACCATAATTGATGTAACCT
This window encodes:
- the LOC113701889 gene encoding probable protein phosphatase 2C 47; amino-acid sequence: MAPGTGHGELDNGFREKNASVTENESHKEEELDDQSLAKAGKPPRNLPVIRHSISQAILAGTPALELHNGLTGRVTISGENPEFSPVFRSGSCSEKGPKEFMEDEFICVDNLHEHVSAALDIPPTGAFYGVFDGHCGVDAAAFTKKNILNFIVEDSYFPSVVKRAIRNAFVKADHALADAKTVDRTSGTTALTALVLGRTMLVANAGDSRAVLGKRGRAVELSTDHKPNSTSEKIRIEKLGGVIYDGYLNGQLSVSRSLGDWHLKGSKGSSFPLSSEPELKEVVLTEEDEFLIIGCDGLWDVMSSQCAVTITRKELMLHNDPERCSKELVREALKRNSCDNLTVLVVCFSPDPPPRIEIPKTQRRRSISAEGLDLLKGVLSSNV